In Bactrocera neohumeralis isolate Rockhampton unplaced genomic scaffold, APGP_CSIRO_Bneo_wtdbg2-racon-allhic-juicebox.fasta_v2 ctg169_1, whole genome shotgun sequence, the genomic window GCACGAATGTACGCCTTTTGTTGCAAGTACCCAATATAGATAAATTATTGTCTATCATCAAAGATTTTGCCAAGTTGTAGCTAGTGAAAAAGTTGTCACATACAATATTTCTTCCACTTCCATCAAAAAGGTTGATACATAAATCTTTGACCATTCTTTCACCAACGTTTCTTTCACGTTCACCAGACGGTGCCATTCCTGTATAGATTTGTCCCtgcattgaaatattaaattcaatttagttacatatttatactttcAACAATATTGATAGTACCTGCAATGGATAGGACGAAATGGAGTCGCACACCCACCACACTTTTATCCCATATTTGGCAGGTTTTGATGATATGTATTGCGTGAAGCCAGTTCCACCACGATAAGCATACAATTGTTCATCTACGGTGACGTTGGCTCCTGCCACGTAATATCTACGAAGACAGCTGTTTAGCATCAAAAAAACGTCCGATATTGCTGCTGCTTTGTCAGTTTGTTTGCGTTGCTGGCGTGTGTTTCCATTATCAAAACGAATGAAGCGGCTAATTTCCCAAAATCGTCGAACACTCATTGCAGCACGATATAATGGATGTGATTTAGTATTCCACAAATCTTTCGTATGCACGTAACCAGAATGTGTAACGCCGCTTAGCAAAAGTACGCCCAAATATGCATCAAATTCACTTTCTGTTATGGGAATCCATGATCTCGGTTCTCTTGTTGGATGTTTTGCATTGTCATCATCAAAGAATTGCCTTGCCTTTCGATTTGTTTCACGAATAATTATGTCGCATATTTCGTCTGACATTATCAATTTGAACGTTTCTGAAATGGTCAAACCTTGCGTTGTCCGTACTGGTCCAGATTGTGCACTTCTTAGAATGTTGTGCGTACGGAATCTTACAGGTTGTATCGAAGACCAAACATTACCATCTCTGGCAGTAAAATATTCCCCAGTTTCAATTGGTGCATCTTCAAGTTCTTCATCAGAATCACTGTCGTCCTCTGGGTCATATTCTGGTAACGTGGGCTCTTCTAAGTCTAAGTCATCACCACCAATATCACCTACACATTCATCTAAAGCCTCGTCACCAACTACTGAATCGTGGTCACTTATTTCTTCTTGGCTCTCTTCAAGCGTTTGACGAATATATGCTTGCTGTTCTTCGTACGAAAGTGCGCTTAGTTGTCGTGGAGTAAGCCATTCACCATCTGCCATTtcactttgattttatttatttatttccacaAAATAAACAGAAACGTCCTTTCACTTCGAATCATACGTGCATGATAAAATCCCTAATACTGGTAAACcctattttatactttttagcgCAAGTGATTAACGCAGGTACTAGCGATTTTATGCCTGAGTTTTTATGTTTGCAACCTAAAGTAATCCTTATAATCACAAAACAATAAGTACTAACCACATCATCAGCGACCCTGAATAATCCAGAAAATATgtgcacttgtatgtatgtatatttgttaaacTATATCAAGG contains:
- the LOC126766570 gene encoding uncharacterized protein LOC126766570 encodes the protein MADGEWLTPRQLSALSYEEQQAYIRQTLEESQEEISDHDSVVGDEALDECVGDIGGDDLDLEEPTLPEYDPEDDSDSDEELEDAPIETGEYFTARDGNVWSSIQPVRFRTHNILRSAQSGPVRTTQGLTISETFKLIMSDEICDIIIRETNRKARQFFDDDNAKHPTREPRSWIPITESEFDAYLGVLLLSGVTHSGYVHTKDLWNTKSHPLYRAAMSVRRFWEISRFIRFDNGNTRQQRKQTDKAAAISDVFLMLNSCLRRYYVAGANVTVDEQLYAYRGGTGFTQYISSKPAKYGIKVWWVCDSISSYPLQGQIYTGMAPSGERERNVGERMVKDLCINLFDGSGRNIVCDNFFTSYNLAKSLMIDNNLSILGTCNKRRTFVPAAFANPKGREAESSMFGFYNHVTMCSYVPKKNKAVVLLSTSHYTTKTSGPKKKPLLILDYNKTKGGVDSMDMCLSEYSTKRRTNRWPLAFFYNIVDVAAFAAYIIYVDNNTHLKSYTSRRIMFLHQLSEQLCKPEIERRANNSRISRVFSTRNAIEAMIGRPIRVVDAGAHEAEERDSTGRLKVKGNCYICSKRRPTESMYIMQQTGVRRAFQRLSVMR